GCTGGTATTCCTCTTAAGATTTCTCCTCCTGTTGTCTCCTACCGTGAGTCTGTTAGCGAGCCTTCTAGCATGACTGCCTTGTCCAAGTCTCCCAACAAGCACAACCGTATTTTCATGACCGCTGAGCCAATGAGTGAAGAACTCTCTATGGCCATTGAGACTGGTAAGATCAACCCTCGTGACGATTTCAAGGCTCGTGCTCGTGTCATGGCTGACGAATACGGCTGGGATGTTACCGATGCCCGTAAGATTTGGTGCTTCGGTCCCGAAACCACTGGTGCTAACCTTGTCATTGATCAAACCAAGGCTGTTGCTTATTTGAGCGAAATCAAGGACTCCGTTGTTGCTGCCTTCCAATGGGCTACCAAGGAAGGTCCCATGTTTGAAGAGAACTTGCGTTCTTGCCGCTACAACATCTTGGATGTTATTTTGCACGCTGATGCTATTCACCGTGGTGGTGGTCAAATCATTCCTACTGCACGTCGTGTCGTTTACGCTTCTACCCTTTTGGCTCAACCTATTATTCAAGAGCCCGTTTTCTTGGTCGAAATCCAAGTTTCTGAAAACGCTATGGGTGGTATCTACTCTGTCCTTAACAAGAAGCGTGGTCAAGTTTTCGCTGAAGAACAACGTGTTGGTACTCCCTTGTACAACATCAAGGCCTACCTTCCTGTCAACGAGTCCTTCGGTTTCACTGGTGAGCTTCGTCAAGCCACTGGTGGCCAAGCTTTCCCCCAATTGGTGTTTGACCACTGGTCTCCTATGAATGGTGATCCTACTGATCCCGCTTCCAAGCCTGGTAATATCGTTTCTGAATCTCGTAAGCGTAAGGGTCTCAAGGAAGCTGTTCCTCAATACACTGACTATTACGACCGTTTGTAAGAATATCCATTGAACAGACTAGTTTTGGGTTTGCGGGGAAAAATTTGATAAATAATTTACGAACATAAAAATGACGAGAAAGTAAGAACTTTCAGCGAAATAATAGTTTCGTATATAGGATACTGATACGTTTCCTTGAATATAAGTTGTAATTATTGATGGTTGTGGTTTAGTTTGTAGTTTAAGACTATACTGGGATGCTGATTGTAATAGCACTATGCGTCGTGTAGTATGCTTTGATTTGAATATGAAAACCGGCGAAATGTGCACAATAGGGCAGGAGGGAATGGAGTGAGCATTTACTGTATAAGCTACCTCAAAATTTACTGAACAAGTTTACAACAATATTGCATGTAAAAGAATTACAGACAAACAAACtatttataaacaaataaatgCCTCAGAAAGGACTCccaaattttatttaaatgTTAGAAGGGTAAAGCATGACTCTAAGAGAAGAGCCAAAGCTCTTGGCAGGCAAGTTATGAACGAAACGAGCACGAACACAGCCAGAGTTACCATGAGCACGAGAAATGGTACTAGAGGTTTGTTAGTTATATGAAGGGGCAACAGAAAAGGGAGATTATCGGAAACGGTATTTATATGCCAAGTTTTAAAAGGCTAAGAAATACAGTTTCCATGACTAATAATTACTTACCCCCAGATGACACGCAGCTTAGAGCCACGGATGGGCTTAGCACACTTGTAGACATAGCAAACACGCTTGCCCAAATAAAATTGAGCGTCTTCCTTAGTATCACATCCTTCGATCTTGACAATGGAAGTTATAGGGTGGATGTGATGCTTGGAGCGTTGGTGGGAAAGGTGCTTAGCCTTCACGTACAATCTATGTCCTTGAGCAGGCATTTTGATGGTGATACGTCGGTGCTGAATGAATTTGAGTAGGGACGTTAGTTTCTGTATCGAAACTTTGTATGACAGTCACAAAGCACAACCCTACCCTACACACAAGCGTACGCTACTCTTgattaaagaaattaacGCAGACAACCGATGAACAGAAAAGTTAAATAAGGAAGGGAAAGAAGACAGAAGGAGTTTAGAGTCTATGTCTGCTTGAGTTACTTGGGTTGATGGTAAGTATCATAAAGAAGCCAAGTTGATTTCATAATTTATAATATCTTTAAGGGCTGCTCCATAAAATCGAATTAGTTATTTCCCTAATTGGGCCAGTTCCATGAATAAAGTCTGACATAGAGGCCTTTAGGACAAGGAGTTACATACGCAGAGGG
The nucleotide sequence above comes from Schizosaccharomyces osmophilus chromosome 3, complete sequence. Encoded proteins:
- the rpl35A01 gene encoding 60S ribosomal protein L35A; translation: MPAQGHRLYVKAKHLSHQRSKHHIHPITSIVKIEGCDTKEDAQFYLGKRVCYVYKCAKPIRGSKLRVIWGTISRAHGNSGCVRARFVHNLPAKSFGSSLRVMLYPSNI